In Microbacterium pumilum, the following proteins share a genomic window:
- a CDS encoding helix-turn-helix domain-containing protein, translating into MPATSDPDANAAGDVSRTQEAILASYAELIEELGTDDVSFRLIARRAGVGERTVFRNYATRVDLLLATAAWIESRIFPRQDSPSIFDMPLTIRAAMESYDHRPELAHVVAETTMRGVSGAAPSPRRAMLEAMLDAEIPMLDDDERRAIVAALAHLDSAATWVTFRREFGMSRRDIADAAAWAAEAVLDPIRSRVG; encoded by the coding sequence ATGCCGGCCACCTCCGACCCGGATGCGAACGCAGCCGGCGACGTGAGTCGCACGCAAGAGGCGATCCTCGCCTCCTACGCCGAGCTGATCGAGGAGCTGGGCACGGACGACGTGTCATTCCGGCTGATCGCCAGACGTGCGGGTGTCGGCGAGCGCACCGTCTTCCGCAACTATGCGACGCGGGTGGACCTGCTGCTCGCGACTGCGGCGTGGATCGAGAGCAGGATCTTCCCGCGGCAGGACTCCCCGAGCATCTTCGACATGCCTCTCACGATCCGGGCGGCGATGGAATCCTACGATCATCGCCCGGAGCTGGCCCATGTGGTTGCCGAGACGACCATGCGAGGCGTGAGCGGAGCCGCGCCCAGCCCGCGACGGGCGATGCTCGAGGCGATGCTCGATGCCGAGATCCCCATGCTCGACGACGATGAGCGCAGGGCGATCGTCGCAGCCCTTGCCCACCTCGACTCGGCCGCGACGTGGGTGACGTTCCGCCGAGAGTTCGGAATGAGCCGCCGCGATATCGCCGACGCCGCCGCATGGGCGGCGGAGGCAGTGCTGGATCCGATTCGCTCACGCGTCGGCTGA